The Paraburkholderia sp. PREW-6R genomic interval TGCCTGCTGTCGGGCGGTTTCGATATCGACCACGCGCCAATGGAAGCGGGCATTGCGCCGTTTCATCTGGTGCTCGGCGGTGCGTGCGTGGTCGACACCGCCGCCGGCGTGCAGGTGCCGCTGCGCGCGGGCGATTTCGTGCTGTTTCCGCGCGGCGCGGCGCACCGGATACGTGATGTCGCGTGCTCGCCCGCCACCGCGCCGCTGACCATCGCTCACGACGGCATGCTGCCGCTCAGACGCAATCAGGACGAAAGCGCATCGGCGCCGGCCGACCTCGATCTGCTATGCGGGCGCTTCGTCTACTCACCGGGCTCATCGGCGCTGCTGCTCAATGCACTGCCCGATCCACTGCACGTGTCGCTCGGCGACGAGCAATCGCTGCATGCGTTGCAAACGGTGATCGCGCTCATGCGCACCGAAGCGGAGCGACGCCAGGCCGGCGCGCTCGCGATCGTTACCGCGTTGAGTCAGGCGCTCTTCGCGATGGCGCTGCGCGTGCATGGCGAGACGAATGCTTCGGCTTCCGGCGTGTTGGCACTGCTCGCCGACGCGCGGCTCGGATCGTCGGTGCAAAGCATGCTGCACGCACCCGAACGCGCATGGACGATCGCCGAACTCGGGGAGCGCGCGGCGATGTCGCGCGCCACGTATGCGCGCCATTTCGCCGAGCGTGCCGGCATGACCGTGATGGACTTTCTCACGCAGATCCGCATGACGGTCGCCTGCGACCTGTTGCTGCGCACGCAGCGCAGCGCGGCGGATATCGGCGAAGCGGTGGGGTATCAGTCAGAGGCGGCGTTCGGCAAGGCGTTCCAGCAGTGCATAGGGGTGACGCCCGGACGCTATCGGCGCAAGCAGCCAGGCGCGGAGGGCGCGGAAGGCGCGGCGGGTGCGGCCGGTGCCTAGGTTTTGCCGCCCTCGTTCGAGTTGTCCGGCGCGCCCAGCACGTGCCGCTCGATCGCCGACATGATCCACGCCACGAGCAGTGCGCAAAGCGTGCCGAGCGTCACTTCGAATAGACGCAGCAGCGCTTTGTCCCACACCGGTCCCATACCCGGCACAAGCAGCATGATGGTCGCGGTAATGCCGCCCAGGCGCGCGGCGCTGCCCACGTTGCCGATCCAGCAGATCACGATCGCCGCGGCGACCGTCGCGGCGTAAGCGGCAAAATGGCCGCCGCCAAGCGTCGCGCCGACAAGACCGCACAACGCGCCCGCCATGGCGCCGAGGAACTGGTCGCGCGACAGCTTGCGGGTGTCGATGTAGCTATGTTGGCTTACCGCGATCGCCGTGATGGCCGCCCAGAACGCCTGTTCGGTGTGCAGCGCGCGGCCGATCGCGACCGCGAGGCTCGCGCCCGCCACCGCCTGCACCGCCATGAAACTGCCTTCGAGAAGCCGTTCGCCGAACGGCAGCGACTTGAGAAACGCAAATAGCGAATTGGCGGCGCTCGCCCGCGCGGCGCGCCGTGAATCATCGGGTCGGGTCATTGAACGCAGACGCTTATTGCAGCATGAAGGTCTCGTATTCTAGCGACTCCAACTTACGATCGAGCAGATACAGGCTCGCCAGGACCACCACCAGCAGCGAGCACGCAAAGCCATAGCCATAGAACGCCGGATTCAGCGCCAGCGTGATGGCGGTGAACACCACATTGAGTCCCACGAAGCCCGCCACGAGGCAGAGCACGATCCGGCGTTTGTCCAGATAGAAGAACACGTTGATCGTGCCCATGAACACCACCTGCATGCTCGCTGCGATCACGTCGATGTAAAGCAGCGGCAGATAGAGCGTGGAAATTTTCAGCCACGACAACAGCACGGTGCCGGCGGCAAAGAGCATCATCGCGGCGATCGTCTGAACCTTGATGATTTCCCAGATGCCGTTGCGCAGCGCCTCCACCATCGCGTTGCGCATCCGCTCGATATGTTGCAGCGACGCGCCTCCGCGCACCGCGTCGTAGAACGCGTCGTAATACTCGACGAAGTCGGTTTCGATCCGCATCAGGAAGACGGCCATGCCCGGAATGATCGCCAGATAAGCGAGAAACACGGGAATGTCATAGATGATCGACGCACGCAGCGGACCGATCACCGGCTGGCCCGTGCCCGGCGAATACCAGAACATGAA includes:
- a CDS encoding AraC family transcriptional regulator, which codes for MDTLSRLIDLARPQARLDLRCLLSGGFDIDHAPMEAGIAPFHLVLGGACVVDTAAGVQVPLRAGDFVLFPRGAAHRIRDVACSPATAPLTIAHDGMLPLRRNQDESASAPADLDLLCGRFVYSPGSSALLLNALPDPLHVSLGDEQSLHALQTVIALMRTEAERRQAGALAIVTALSQALFAMALRVHGETNASASGVLALLADARLGSSVQSMLHAPERAWTIAELGERAAMSRATYARHFAERAGMTVMDFLTQIRMTVACDLLLRTQRSAADIGEAVGYQSEAAFGKAFQQCIGVTPGRYRRKQPGAEGAEGAAGAAGA
- a CDS encoding FUSC family protein, encoding MTRPDDSRRAARASAANSLFAFLKSLPFGERLLEGSFMAVQAVAGASLAVAIGRALHTEQAFWAAITAIAVSQHSYIDTRKLSRDQFLGAMAGALCGLVGATLGGGHFAAYAATVAAAIVICWIGNVGSAARLGGITATIMLLVPGMGPVWDKALLRLFEVTLGTLCALLVAWIMSAIERHVLGAPDNSNEGGKT